A genomic stretch from Sulfurihydrogenibium azorense Az-Fu1 includes:
- a CDS encoding DHA2 family efflux MFS transporter permease subunit: protein MENTKPIYERITTLERALITFIVMSGAFMAILDTTIVDVVVPKMMGPLQTDLYGIQWVITAYMIASAVMLILSEWLDKVIGLRKVYIAGIVLFTFSSFMCGQAQNLDWMITARVFQGIGEALIMATAQTILFSVYPEEKKGMAMGIFGLGVSFAPALGPTLGGYITEYLNWRWVFFINIPFGILTTILAIFYLPETSMIREKAKLNFVSYFFLSVFTISLLIFLSKGQQLGWFMSDVIVYLFIVSILSLLLYILSEILSKEPLIDFRIFLIKEYFVGFSVFFLLLGFSMYQVFYLIPLYYENLKGLSTFDAGLHILAFAMFIAIFSPVAGILSDKWNERYVLYIATAIYLISSIFILPNLDYYTPKVRAALMTIPLGIAMGMFFAPVTTLALRKLGEKTSLGTGLMHYGRFVGGSFGTAIATNDLYKHQWEHFEGINAMQNNTYVQSFIDKVKESIVSLPDQIAEAKAKALLYSVEYLHSLNFSFQDTFFIAGLFGLVGSLPVIYMFISDIIHKNSNSDKSINE, encoded by the coding sequence ATGGAAAATACAAAACCAATTTACGAAAGAATAACAACCTTAGAAAGAGCTCTAATAACCTTTATTGTTATGAGTGGAGCCTTTATGGCTATACTTGATACAACTATCGTTGATGTTGTAGTTCCTAAAATGATGGGACCTCTTCAAACAGACCTTTACGGTATTCAATGGGTTATAACAGCTTACATGATAGCCTCAGCTGTGATGCTTATTCTATCAGAATGGCTTGATAAAGTGATTGGCCTTAGAAAGGTTTATATAGCCGGAATAGTTCTCTTTACTTTTTCTTCATTTATGTGTGGTCAAGCTCAAAACTTAGATTGGATGATTACTGCAAGGGTTTTCCAAGGTATCGGAGAAGCTCTAATAATGGCTACAGCTCAAACGATACTTTTCTCAGTGTATCCTGAGGAAAAGAAAGGAATGGCTATGGGTATATTTGGACTTGGTGTTAGCTTTGCACCTGCTTTGGGACCTACTTTGGGAGGTTATATCACAGAGTACTTAAACTGGAGATGGGTATTTTTTATAAATATACCTTTTGGTATTTTAACAACGATTTTAGCCATATTCTATTTACCTGAGACAAGTATGATAAGAGAAAAGGCAAAACTTAACTTTGTATCTTACTTTTTCTTATCTGTTTTTACAATATCCCTTTTGATTTTTCTATCTAAGGGACAACAGCTTGGCTGGTTTATGTCAGACGTAATTGTTTACCTTTTTATAGTATCTATACTGTCTTTACTTCTATACATCCTGTCTGAAATCTTGTCAAAAGAACCTTTGATAGACTTTAGAATATTCCTGATAAAAGAGTACTTTGTAGGATTTTCTGTTTTCTTTTTACTCCTTGGATTCTCAATGTATCAGGTTTTTTATCTAATACCTCTATACTACGAAAATCTAAAGGGACTTTCAACCTTTGATGCAGGACTACATATACTTGCTTTTGCAATGTTTATAGCTATTTTTTCACCAGTTGCAGGAATACTTTCAGACAAATGGAACGAAAGGTACGTTTTATACATAGCAACAGCTATATACCTTATATCTTCAATCTTCATCCTTCCAAATCTTGATTACTACACACCAAAAGTTAGAGCTGCCTTAATGACTATACCACTTGGGATAGCAATGGGAATGTTTTTTGCCCCCGTGACTACTTTAGCACTTAGGAAGCTTGGAGAGAAGACATCTTTAGGAACTGGACTTATGCACTATGGAAGGTTTGTAGGAGGCTCTTTTGGGACGGCAATAGCAACAAACGACCTGTATAAGCACCAGTGGGAACATTTTGAAGGTATTAACGCAATGCAAAACAACACCTACGTTCAAAGTTTTATAGATAAAGTAAAAGAAAGTATAGTATCTTTACCAGACCAGATAGCTGAAGCAAAAGCAAAAGCACTGCTTTACAGTGTTGAGTATTTACACAGCTTAAACTTTTCTTTTCAAGATACTTTTTTCATAGCTGGACTGTTTGGTTTAGTCGGCTCATTACCTGTTATATATATGTTTATATCGGATATAATTCACAAAAATTCAAACAGTGATAAATCTATAAATGAATGA
- a CDS encoding DUF488 family protein, translated as MNIYTIGFSGKTAEEFFTTLRKHNVKKLIDIRLNNKSQLAGFTNIKHLPYFLKLHNIEYMYLPIFAPTKELLYSYDKKKIDWEDYEKIFLQILEKRKILEKVKIEDFDNAVLLCSEPTAEKCHRRLTAEYLKENFPEKEIKIIHL; from the coding sequence ATGAATATATATACAATTGGTTTTAGTGGCAAAACAGCTGAAGAGTTTTTCACAACACTTAGAAAGCATAATGTTAAAAAGTTAATAGATATAAGATTGAACAACAAATCTCAACTGGCAGGGTTTACTAACATAAAACATTTACCTTACTTTTTAAAGCTACATAATATTGAATATATGTATCTTCCAATCTTTGCACCTACTAAAGAGTTGTTATATAGTTATGATAAAAAAAAGATTGATTGGGAAGATTATGAGAAAATATTTTTACAAATACTTGAAAAGAGGAAGATTTTAGAAAAGGTTAAAATAGAAGATTTTGACAATGCTGTCTTATTGTGTAGTGAGCCAACAGCAGAAAAATGCCACAGAAGACTCACGGCAGAATATTTAAAAGAAAACTTTCCTGAAAAAGAAATAAAAATCATTCATTTATAG
- a CDS encoding DUF488 family protein, whose amino-acid sequence MVYDINVLIDVRSVPFSKYANQFNSDNLKLFLKERGIYYIYMGKNLGARWFQKNLLFEDGKVNFEKVKKTKEFQEGILRIQNGVDKGYTIALMCSEEEALNCHRFVLISPVLAERGYQVYHIYPEYLLSQNDLISRMINMYKHKLMQKSLFKTAEDLENDKDIVKKAFILRNKDIAYNAYTKVGDEE is encoded by the coding sequence ATGGTTTATGATATAAATGTTTTAATTGATGTTAGAAGTGTTCCTTTTTCTAAATATGCTAATCAGTTCAACTCAGACAACTTAAAGTTATTCCTGAAGGAGAGAGGAATTTATTATATTTATATGGGAAAAAATCTTGGAGCAAGGTGGTTTCAAAAAAATCTACTATTTGAAGACGGAAAAGTTAACTTTGAAAAGGTAAAAAAAACAAAAGAATTTCAAGAAGGAATTTTAAGAATACAAAATGGAGTAGATAAAGGATATACAATTGCTTTAATGTGTTCAGAAGAAGAAGCATTAAATTGTCATAGGTTTGTTTTAATATCACCAGTTTTAGCTGAAAGAGGGTATCAAGTTTATCATATATATCCTGAATATCTTCTTTCGCAAAATGATCTTATTAGTAGAATGATAAATATGTATAAACATAAATTAATGCAGAAATCTTTATTCAAAACAGCAGAAGACTTAGAAAATGATAAAGACATAGTAAAAAAAGCTTTTATACTTAGAAACAAAGATATAGCTTATAATGCTTATACAAAAGTAGGAGATGAAGAATGA
- a CDS encoding helicase HerA domain-containing protein has protein sequence MEKIGICVGTTSPNRVTFISQKPVKLGQFVNVKYTENGKENKLLGMVINVQRKNTYIPEDLPSINNYERLFKESEKDTKVIGEIQILGEIIETQDQVFLQLQRVPPLPASEVLKPDPKVLEKLFGAKSKSHIRIGRLLAEDKEIPVYVDVNQIVLRHLAILAITGAGKSNTVSVLLENIVNLKGTVVVFDFHGEYTKSDFKRDGKSVVNVIKPVVDPTTLDIRDFAKLIGIKYNATVQFRYFKVAVDKVIQSIRDEKGNDWKRWIDTDQFFNRLEQELESWLDDDNDNVPIKGKIREDSLYEVINKLNDTQNELSHIIKIGAKDLIENIQAGKINVFDLSEVDEDVADAIVSNVLKHALEERKKAVRGKNSKLEKPILVVVEEAHILAGDKRDTDSKYYMMRIAREGRKFGLGLCVVTQRPKGLDKEILSQMNNMIILKLVEPEDQKHVQSASEALSSELMSYLPSLNPGEAIIIGNMTKLPLLVKIDKAKGKVQGNDIQVVDLWTTTEEKRSDLKALDEF, from the coding sequence ATGGAAAAAATAGGTATCTGTGTAGGGACAACAAGCCCAAACAGAGTAACTTTTATATCCCAAAAACCTGTAAAGTTAGGTCAGTTTGTAAACGTAAAGTACACAGAAAATGGTAAAGAAAATAAACTACTTGGAATGGTTATAAACGTTCAAAGGAAAAATACCTACATTCCAGAAGACCTACCAAGTATAAATAACTATGAAAGACTCTTTAAAGAGAGTGAAAAAGATACAAAAGTAATAGGAGAAATCCAGATATTAGGAGAAATTATAGAGACCCAAGACCAAGTTTTCTTACAGCTCCAGAGAGTTCCGCCCCTTCCAGCATCAGAAGTCTTAAAACCAGACCCTAAAGTGTTAGAAAAACTTTTTGGTGCAAAAAGTAAAAGCCATATAAGAATAGGAAGACTACTGGCAGAAGATAAAGAAATTCCTGTGTATGTAGATGTAAATCAGATAGTTTTAAGACATCTGGCTATTTTGGCAATAACCGGAGCTGGAAAATCTAACACAGTATCAGTTCTCCTTGAGAATATAGTTAATTTAAAAGGTACAGTTGTAGTGTTTGACTTTCATGGAGAGTATACAAAGTCAGATTTTAAAAGAGATGGTAAAAGTGTTGTAAATGTAATAAAACCAGTAGTTGACCCTACGACTCTTGACATAAGAGACTTTGCAAAACTTATAGGAATAAAGTATAACGCTACGGTTCAGTTTAGATATTTTAAAGTAGCTGTAGATAAGGTAATCCAAAGTATAAGAGATGAAAAAGGAAATGACTGGAAAAGGTGGATAGATACAGACCAATTTTTTAATAGATTAGAACAAGAGCTTGAAAGTTGGTTAGATGATGATAATGATAACGTACCTATTAAAGGTAAGATAAGGGAAGACTCTTTGTATGAAGTTATAAACAAGTTAAACGACACTCAAAATGAACTTAGCCATATAATAAAGATAGGTGCAAAAGATTTAATAGAAAATATACAAGCTGGGAAAATAAACGTATTTGATTTATCAGAAGTAGACGAGGATGTAGCTGACGCTATAGTGTCAAACGTGTTAAAACATGCATTAGAAGAAAGGAAAAAAGCCGTAAGAGGTAAAAATTCTAAACTTGAAAAACCTATACTTGTAGTAGTAGAAGAAGCTCACATACTTGCAGGAGATAAGAGAGATACAGACTCAAAGTACTATATGATGAGAATAGCAAGGGAAGGAAGGAAGTTTGGTCTTGGACTTTGTGTAGTAACCCAAAGACCAAAAGGCTTAGACAAAGAGATACTATCTCAGATGAATAATATGATTATACTAAAGTTAGTTGAACCAGAAGACCAAAAACATGTCCAAAGTGCAAGTGAAGCCTTATCGTCGGAGCTGATGAGTTATCTTCCATCTTTAAACCCGGGAGAAGCCATAATAATTGGAAATATGACAAAACTACCTTTACTAGTAAAAATAGACAAAGCAAAAGGAAAAGTCCAAGGAAACGATATTCAAGTAGTAGACTTATGGACTACCACAGAAGAAAAAAGGTCCGATTTAAAGGCTTTAGATGAGTTTTAA
- the lipB gene encoding lipoyl(octanoyl) transferase LipB, whose translation MSFKIIDLGILDYLEGYKEMRNIHSKAVESGENYLILCQHYDVYTVGENEKEENFPVPVVKTDRGGSITFHGIGQPIFYFVFRVNSPKIFYRKVVKSFDEVFKSLSDKIYHDFKNPGFYIEKRKLASLGFRYSKGYSLHGVAVNHSVNLEKFNLIKPCNLDGYTATSLIAEGINIDIDNLKNEVIKKLYKNFS comes from the coding sequence ATGAGTTTTAAGATAATAGATTTAGGAATATTAGATTATTTAGAAGGTTATAAAGAAATGAGAAATATTCACTCTAAAGCCGTAGAATCAGGGGAAAACTACCTTATCTTATGTCAACATTACGATGTTTACACAGTAGGAGAGAATGAAAAAGAAGAGAACTTTCCAGTTCCTGTGGTAAAAACAGACAGAGGAGGGTCTATAACTTTCCATGGAATTGGACAACCTATCTTTTACTTTGTTTTTAGAGTAAACAGTCCAAAAATCTTTTACAGGAAAGTGGTTAAGTCCTTTGATGAAGTTTTTAAATCTCTATCAGACAAAATTTACCACGATTTTAAAAATCCGGGTTTTTACATAGAAAAAAGAAAGTTAGCTTCCCTTGGTTTTAGATACTCAAAGGGTTATTCACTTCACGGAGTAGCTGTAAACCACAGTGTAAACCTTGAAAAGTTTAACCTTATTAAACCTTGCAATTTAGATGGTTACACTGCCACTTCACTAATAGCAGAAGGAATAAACATAGATATAGACAATTTAAAAAATGAAGTGATTAAGAAACTATACAAAAATTTTAGCTAA